The nucleotide sequence TTGGTCCTTTACCCATATGCTTCTTCCGAAAGGATCGCACCAAATTGCTGAACTCAGCCTCGTATTTATTCATGATATCCTCCTGTCATCTATACAGGTTATAAGATGATTGGTATTTTACCATACGATGAGGCAATTAAAAAGAATTAACCAGCTAAACTTTCATTCGCTTCATTTTGTTTTCGGAGTCTATGGATGTCACGGCGAATTAAAATGGAAACCACGAGTGCGACTACGAAAAGTCCGCTAAAGAAAGTTAGGCTTGTTCCATAGCTACCAGTTGTATCTTTCATCCATGCTGCGAACATTGGTCCTGCCAGGCCTGCTGCTGCCCATGCAGTCAGGATATATCCGTGAATCGCACCGAGCTGCTTCGTTCCAAACATGTCACCGATGAATGCAGGGATTGATGCAAAGCCACCTCCATACATTGTATAGACTACTGCCAGCATAACCTGGAATAGAAAAGCTTCTTTCGTATGCGGCAGCAGCATGAACAATACAATCTGTGTCGCGAAGAAAATTGTGTATGTGTTAGGGCGGCCAATATAGTCAGATATCGATGCCCATGCGATCCGGCCAAAGCCGTTGAATAGACCTAATACTCCAACCAGTGCAGCTGCCTCTGCAGTCGAAAGACCAATACTTTCTTCCGCTAGCGGTTTTGCAGCTGAAAGGATGGCGATACCGCAAGTAACATTAATGAATAGCATGATCCATAAATAGTAAAAACGTGAAGTCTTTATTGCTTCATTGGCTGTCAGCTGAGAAAGGTCTTTCTTAACTTTCACTTTTCCTGATTCAGTTTTTTCCTTAAAGCCTTTTGGAGCCCAATCAACTGGCGGCCTTTCAAGGTACAGTGATGATAGTGTCATGATAATAAAATAAGCCGCACCTAGAATGTAAAACGTATTGGCAGTTCCAACAGATTTAATCAATGAATCCATTATTGGGCTGCTGATCGCTGCTGCGAATCCAAAGCCCATAATG is from Mesobacillus boroniphilus and encodes:
- a CDS encoding L-lactate MFS transporter, coding for MKKTKNRWLIAASAVGIHISIGSVYAWSNFTNPLIEEFGWTSKQVQFTFSLAILFLGLSAAFLGHFVEKHGPRKAGLLAAAFFGAGILGSGLAVSLGSLPLLYITYGVLGGIGLGVGYIAPVSTLVKWFPDRRGLATGLAIMGFGFAAAISSPIMDSLIKSVGTANTFYILGAAYFIIMTLSSLYLERPPVDWAPKGFKEKTESGKVKVKKDLSQLTANEAIKTSRFYYLWIMLFINVTCGIAILSAAKPLAEESIGLSTAEAAALVGVLGLFNGFGRIAWASISDYIGRPNTYTIFFATQIVLFMLLPHTKEAFLFQVMLAVVYTMYGGGFASIPAFIGDMFGTKQLGAIHGYILTAWAAAGLAGPMFAAWMKDTTGSYGTSLTFFSGLFVVALVVSILIRRDIHRLRKQNEANESLAG